One Schistosoma mansoni, WGS project CABG00000000 data, chromosome 1 unplaced supercontig 0010, strain Puerto Rico, whole genome shotgun sequence DNA window includes the following coding sequences:
- a CDS encoding XP_018644928.1: MTMSILYQPSNRKKSVYSGVFDSLQQSIRFRAYSHLIIQCYNNLRQNRTFKTLSKYRAYLVRTTMVYLKDNQYTVSLSYSQSHHPWLYCLPYFSNQYIQLYIPLKGYYLKELIDFHPTSRTFDSGLFSVVKQSLPFPSSIKNVVNNKHSQHKRNEKNQRSSTSGKISDNSSVVYIPTWCQEDYDDQVMIHGLIGEGLVLLDELNENPNGEVLSSLYYLLRALRVVFETKEVSFFTSHSSMKHDYSGWRLDVNEISPDLSTSLERFLDKFYSIYPLQLSPDSLSLMYIKCNKQKSQKSLNNQIGNYAFLLNSSNGQKSVNLTSKQFKQERKRRNKQLKRQLKNAINAGVTGDNNNNNNIDNVDDHDDSTVIDDGHSISTTDSIGYSTIDTSNSTRRINDPSTKGNLNNQIFYWIQLINQSAFELFTYIEYYSFRCSTANHHSPFLWPPPENTQERLVTLWFNQLSCFGPSNATTEFYHEISCWLRSFDLYLLSPYRFKWNVDISTRLFVSPVIIFLAQLFHQFATNNSIDSDKSLSKREHFLTGRCAGLLTTVLTRELLHPTEQKTGSERNLIDVDDVSVSMDVEFSSHGMEYNEMWLWDKLRSYLSDETIKSLHGSIFPTLINYLVQFSLNQSPRICCAPPLTEETLNIVRNQYPSCNISIGNLKEIQIVDSTWTACLLQLYHVKYPLAVKYVRENKELYTKLHLTETYLDNLTPLSVLNEKLNVQYDTQLLKNQTGWLVPGFLPRITDGRYACPVFWRPLKDNRNKILPLL; this comes from the exons ATGACTATGAGCATATTGTACCAACCATCCAATCGAAAAAAATCAGTTTATTCAGGAGTTTTCGATTCACTTCAGCAGTCAATACGTTTTCGAGCTTATTCTCATCTTATCATTCAATGCTACAATAATTTAAGGCAAAAT CGCACTTTCAAAACTTTATCGAAGTATCGTGCATATTTGGTTCGAACTACGATGGTTTATttgaaagataatcaatatacaGTATCTCTGAGTTATTCTCAAAGTCATCATCCTTGGTTATACTGTTTACCGTATTTTTCAAACCAATATATTCAACTGTATATCCCTTTGAAGGGATATTACCTCAAGGAGTTGATTGATTTCCATCCTACATCACGTACTTTTGATTCTGGTTTATTCAGTGTTGTCAAACAGTCTCTACCATTCCCTTCCTCAATTAAAAACGTTGTGAATAATAAACATTCTCAGCATAAACGGAATGAGAAGAATCAAAGGAGTTCTACAAGCGGAAAGATTTCTGACAATTCTTCGGTTGTTTATATTCCAACCTGGTGTCAAGAGGACTACGATGACCAGGTTATGATACATGGCTTGATTGGTGAAGGCTTGGTTCTATTGGATG AACTAAATGAAAATCCGAATGGGGAAGTATTAAGCAGCCTGTACTACCTTCTTCGTGCTTTGCGTGTTGTTTTTGAAACAAAGGAAGTTAGTTTTTTCACTTCTCATTCTAGTATGAAACATGATTATTCCGGTTGGAGATTGGATGTAAATGAAAT ttcACCAGATTTATCTACATCATTGGAGCGTTTTTTGgacaaattttattcaatctaCCCGTTACAATTATCTCCTGATTCTCTATCACTTATGTACATAAAGTGTAATAAACAAAAGTCACAAAAAAgtttaaataatcaaattgGAAATTATGCATTTCTTTTAAACTCATCCAATGGACAAAAATCAGTTAATTTAACTAGTAAACAATTTAAACAAGAACGTAAACGTAGAAATAAACAATTGAAACGTCAGTTGAAAAATGCTATTAATGCTGGTGTTACtggtgataataacaataataataatattgataacgTTGATGACCATGATGATTCAACTGTTATTGACGATGGTCATTCAATTTCAACAACTGATTCTATTGGTTATTCTACAATAGATACATCCAATTCTACCAGAA GAATCAATGATCCCTCTACAAAGGGTAATCTGAATAATCAAATATTCTATTGGATTCAACTAATCAATCAGTCAGCTTTTGAACTATTCACATACattgaatattattcatttagatGTTCAACAGCAAATCATCACTCTCCATTTTTATGGCCGCCACCAGAGAATACTCAAGAGCGTTTAGTCACTCTGTGGTTTAACCAGTTATCATGTTTTGGTCCATCTAACGCGACAACAGAGTTTTACCATGAAATCAGCTGTTGGTTAcgttcatttgatttgtatttgCTGTCACCTTACCGTTTTAAATGGAATGTAGA tatATCAACGCGATTGTTTGTTTCACCAGTGATAATTTTCTTGGCGCAACTTTTCCATCAATTCGCTACTAATAATTCTATTGATAGTGACAAATCCCTTAGTAAAAGAGAACATTTTTTAACTGGTCGTTGTGCTGGTCTATTAACTACTGTCCTAACAAGAGAATTACTTCATCCTACTGAACAGAAAACTGGATCAGAGAGAAATCtaattgatgttgatgatgtgtCGGTTAGTATGGATGTTGAATTCAGTTCTCATGGGATGGAATACAATGAAATGTGGTTATG ggaCAAATTACGTAGTTATCTGTCAGATGAAACAATTAAATCTCTGCATGGATCAATATTTCCCACTTTGATAAACTATTTAGTTCAATTTTCATTGAATCAATCTCCACGTATTTGTTGCGCTCCCCCATTAACTGAAGAAACATTAAATATTGTACGAAATCAATATCCTAGTTGCAATATTTCCATTGGTAATCTTAAAGAAATACAAATTGTAGATAGTACTTGGACAGCTTGTCTTCTTCAACTTTATCATGTCAAA TATCCACTGGCTGTAAAATACGTTCGTGAAAATAAAGAACTATACACAAAATTACATCTCACTGAAACATATTTGGACAATTTGACTCCGTTGAGTGTTTTAAATGAAAAACTAAACGTTCAATATGATACTCAACTTTTGAAAAATCAAACTGGTTGGCTTGTTCCTGGATTTCTGCCGAGAATCACAGATGGTCGATACGCATGCCCAGTATTTTGGCGTCCATTAAAAGACAATCGGAACAAAATATTACCTTTATTGTGA